The Dehalococcoidia bacterium genome contains a region encoding:
- a CDS encoding class I SAM-dependent methyltransferase, translated as MENSGLFDVKISDISSTMLITLYCRALESRSRNPIINDPQAVRIVDAINSRLAGSEDRLYRELAQGKLDKKLVMFISLRARRFDDYARAFLPGNPGGTIVNLGCGLDTRFWRIDDGKTGFYDLDLPEVIEIKRKLCRESERYHMIASSALDYNWLSLLKTQVNGPVLFLAEGLFMYLEKKDVRELVLKLQSSFPGSELVCEVVNESMVHGWLKGAMNMRMHKQLHVGGGVTFLSGIKDGKEIESWSPGIRLMDEWSYFDSAEKKLGPALFFGKIPGMRRVQWIVHYKLG; from the coding sequence ATGGAAAACTCAGGTCTGTTCGACGTAAAGATCAGCGACATCTCGTCCACCATGCTGATCACCCTGTACTGCCGCGCGCTGGAGAGCCGGTCACGAAATCCCATCATAAACGATCCCCAAGCCGTCAGGATAGTAGATGCCATCAACAGCCGGCTGGCCGGCTCCGAGGACAGGCTGTACAGAGAGCTGGCACAGGGGAAGCTGGACAAGAAATTGGTCATGTTTATCTCCCTGAGAGCCAGGCGATTCGATGACTACGCCCGGGCATTCCTGCCGGGCAATCCCGGCGGGACTATCGTTAACCTGGGCTGCGGGCTGGATACACGATTCTGGAGGATCGACGACGGGAAGACGGGTTTTTACGATCTCGATTTACCCGAGGTCATCGAGATAAAGAGGAAGCTCTGCAGGGAGTCCGAACGTTATCATATGATCGCATCGTCGGCACTGGACTATAACTGGCTGTCGCTGCTGAAAACGCAGGTCAACGGTCCCGTTCTATTTTTAGCCGAGGGGCTCTTCATGTACCTGGAAAAGAAAGATGTCAGGGAACTGGTCTTAAAACTGCAGTCTTCTTTTCCGGGCTCTGAGCTTGTGTGCGAGGTGGTCAACGAGTCTATGGTCCACGGCTGGCTTAAAGGCGCCATGAACATGCGGATGCATAAGCAATTACACGTGGGCGGCGGGGTCACCTTCCTGTCCGGTATCAAGGACGGCAAGGAGATAGAGAGCTGGTCGCCGGGCATCAGGTTGATGGACGAATGGTCTTATTTCGACTCTGCTGAAAAAAAGCTTGGCCCGGCGCTCTTCTTTGGAAAAATCCCCGGGATGCGCAGGGTGCAGTGGATCGTGCACTATAAATTGGGATAA
- a CDS encoding CARDB domain-containing protein, translating to MIRLYITSILFAAVILAGCSPADQPAGEPVAENTTVDVPAVEVKPWPVINDFSAGADVIMPGENVTLRWSVSDVAAVTIDNGPGRVQPVGSVDVSPQKTTRYTLTASGQRGVSTAWVTVDVVERSEFLPDLVVTGVTHISGLLYYKIKNIGAADAGPSETYVYDQSNMLRDTSWVSGLRAGEEKMLPFTNYDWEGNTIKICANGDNKVEEAGKENNCYVPTFGFKYKYDFGQYASRASWRGSAGRIEYSDGDAATGRAQKLLEVVAADNQTYRNAIEMIPPGGGYGWIEGIFGDWREQWQAGGYMLPLELPYNTRFTARVGLSGEAGDGGSAAFLFGIKDDRGGIVWWPAIEASGDGSLHDIDIDLSAYGGRKVMPVLRVEGGAVPGKIHALWIDPGISQ from the coding sequence ATGATCAGGCTTTATATTACGTCGATCTTATTCGCGGCTGTAATCCTGGCAGGTTGCTCACCGGCGGATCAGCCTGCAGGGGAGCCGGTTGCCGAGAATACCACGGTCGACGTACCGGCTGTAGAAGTGAAACCCTGGCCGGTGATCAACGATTTCTCGGCCGGGGCGGATGTAATCATGCCGGGTGAGAACGTTACACTGCGCTGGAGCGTGTCTGACGTCGCGGCGGTGACCATTGACAACGGACCGGGCAGGGTTCAGCCCGTTGGATCAGTCGATGTATCGCCGCAAAAAACCACCAGGTATACCCTCACCGCTTCCGGGCAGAGGGGAGTATCGACTGCCTGGGTTACGGTTGATGTGGTGGAGAGGAGCGAATTCCTGCCGGACCTGGTCGTCACGGGCGTGACGCATATCAGCGGGCTGCTCTACTATAAAATCAAAAACATCGGCGCCGCCGATGCCGGCCCCAGCGAGACCTACGTCTATGACCAGAGCAACATGCTTCGGGACACGAGCTGGGTGAGCGGACTCAGGGCTGGTGAGGAAAAGATGCTGCCTTTCACCAATTACGACTGGGAAGGAAACACGATTAAAATATGCGCCAACGGAGATAATAAGGTGGAAGAGGCCGGTAAAGAAAATAATTGCTATGTGCCGACCTTTGGCTTCAAATACAAATACGATTTCGGCCAATATGCTTCGCGGGCGAGCTGGAGGGGCAGCGCCGGTCGGATCGAATACTCGGATGGCGATGCGGCTACCGGACGCGCGCAAAAGCTGCTCGAAGTCGTTGCTGCGGACAATCAGACCTATCGCAATGCCATCGAGATGATACCGCCCGGCGGCGGCTATGGCTGGATCGAAGGGATCTTCGGCGATTGGCGGGAGCAGTGGCAGGCGGGAGGCTATATGCTGCCTCTGGAGTTGCCTTACAACACGCGCTTTACTGCCAGGGTGGGGCTGTCCGGGGAAGCAGGGGATGGCGGAAGCGCGGCCTTTCTCTTCGGCATAAAGGATGACAGGGGTGGCATCGTCTGGTGGCCGGCTATCGAGGCTTCCGGTGACGGCAGTTTGCATGATATAGATATCGATCTCTCGGCCTATGGAGGCAGGAAGGTCATGCCCGTACTGAGGGTGGAGGGGGGTGCGGTGCCGGGCAAAATCCACGCCCTGTGGATAGATCCCGGGATCAGCCAGTGA
- a CDS encoding GMC family oxidoreductase, with protein MVETLKEKFDAIVVGTGPGGATVARELTNAGKKVLMLDWGSNAPVQGSNAQALGYIGMPYKSLYFIDNFLGLVRAITVGGSSIVYYATAWEPPFDYWDKYGINLRDEAAEIKKEVPINPLKDELIGPSAKMIARSARDLGYNWQKLNKFVYLDKCRAKCDKCDLGCPYGAKWNSRMFVQDAASKGAQLLDLARVNRIIVENKKATGVEFSRKGKKYIAGADKVIVAAGGIGSPIILENSGIPQAGANFFYDPLIAVFGTVKGLDDGKEFPMAMGQHMVEDDYLMTDMTLPWLIYDVFTAEVFRFDKLSNRSQLTIMIKARDSLGGKISKSGCIRKPFTQIERGKLMSGFERAKKILKNAGAKDIFKTWWIASHPGGTCKINDIVDANLKTEIDNLYVCDCSVIPSEWGRPPVYSILCLGKRLGKHLTASRAESKATAAAPAGN; from the coding sequence ATGGTTGAAACTCTGAAAGAGAAATTCGACGCTATAGTTGTGGGTACTGGTCCCGGCGGGGCCACCGTGGCCAGAGAGCTGACCAACGCCGGCAAGAAGGTGCTGATGCTGGACTGGGGTTCCAATGCCCCCGTGCAGGGCAGCAACGCGCAGGCCCTCGGGTACATCGGCATGCCCTATAAGAGCCTGTATTTCATCGACAATTTCCTGGGACTGGTGCGCGCCATCACGGTGGGCGGCAGCTCAATAGTCTATTATGCCACCGCCTGGGAGCCGCCTTTCGACTATTGGGATAAATACGGCATAAACCTGCGCGACGAGGCGGCCGAGATTAAAAAAGAGGTCCCCATCAATCCTCTTAAGGACGAATTGATCGGACCCTCAGCCAAAATGATCGCCCGGAGCGCACGCGACCTGGGCTACAACTGGCAGAAGCTCAACAAGTTCGTGTACCTCGACAAATGCCGGGCCAAGTGTGATAAGTGCGACCTGGGATGCCCTTACGGCGCCAAGTGGAACTCGCGTATGTTCGTCCAGGACGCCGCCTCAAAGGGCGCGCAGCTGCTGGACCTGGCGCGTGTAAACAGGATCATCGTTGAAAACAAAAAGGCCACGGGCGTGGAGTTCTCGCGCAAGGGCAAGAAGTATATCGCCGGCGCAGACAAAGTGATAGTGGCAGCGGGCGGGATCGGCTCGCCCATCATACTGGAGAACAGCGGCATCCCGCAGGCGGGCGCCAATTTCTTCTACGATCCGCTGATCGCGGTGTTCGGGACGGTGAAAGGACTGGATGACGGCAAGGAGTTCCCCATGGCCATGGGGCAGCACATGGTGGAGGACGACTACCTGATGACGGACATGACTCTACCCTGGCTGATCTACGACGTATTCACCGCCGAGGTCTTCCGCTTCGACAAACTGTCGAACAGGAGCCAGCTGACTATTATGATTAAGGCGCGCGACAGCCTGGGAGGCAAGATCAGCAAATCCGGGTGCATCAGGAAACCGTTTACACAGATAGAGCGCGGCAAGCTGATGAGCGGATTTGAGCGCGCCAAAAAGATTCTCAAGAACGCCGGCGCCAAAGATATTTTCAAGACCTGGTGGATCGCCTCGCATCCGGGCGGAACCTGCAAGATAAATGATATCGTGGACGCCAACCTCAAGACGGAGATCGACAACCTCTACGTCTGTGACTGCTCGGTGATACCGTCCGAGTGGGGCCGGCCCCCGGTCTATTCGATCCTGTGCCTGGGTAAACGGCTGGGAAAGCACCTTACGGCCAGCAGGGCGGAGTCCAAAGCAACGGCGGCGGCGCCTGCAGGAAATTAG